A region of Larimichthys crocea isolate SSNF chromosome X, L_crocea_2.0, whole genome shotgun sequence DNA encodes the following proteins:
- the zbtb45 gene encoding zinc finger and BTB domain-containing protein 45: MAPGTETVHYIHLHNSSQSVLEALRTQRREGLFCDVTVRIHDASLRAHACVLAAGSPFFQDKLLLGHSEISVPPLVPAETVKQLVDFMYSGSLVVLQSQALCILTAASILQIKTVIDECTQIISQRKAAAGAASAAAAAAAAAAAGGGMLGGVLPKQEERGGGKGTERGSSGSCSVGGGGGGGYANFSNFMAECGSGNMGGGLGGARISVSESGPGPMEQANTVSLMALGDMGPGSMCGSDGLGSGAGTILMKQTSSCTQDVRYKLRDLLAQTANGASTSSTGNLSAGCSSGVGSVESIGRDSLRGNTTDLSDDLVGMDRYSEEEDLDGRERGRDGDRDRGASHSRKQRQPLRLQVLGGEGVVVKDEGVQDTDGTVYALEDGRRDGEQEGSQEAMAGFGQDFYDEQGVFSENFWPQSEPPQAMAFNPRGRVNKPLTPPPTTQSINNQLLFQYPVSQSQPAPFYVGGPMGGIDTMAGTEPSQQAPPPAPMTPAPPPSTSSCSAGPSPSSQGSETSFDCTHCGKSLRSRKNYSKHMFIHSGQKPHQCSICWRSFSLRDYLLKHMVVHTGVRAFQCSMCGKRFTQKSSLNVHMRTHRAERTFQCNVCHRAFTHRTLLERHALQHAHHAPQAQGQGQGRGPDMTSPTKHSPPALGGPSGMAGAAGMVGSMANMPSHGASST, from the exons ATGGCGCCCGGCACGGAGACGGTGCACTACATCCACCTTCACAACTCCAGCCAGTCGGTGCTGGAAGCCCTGCGCACGCAGCGGCGTGAGGGCCTCTTCTGCGATGTCACCGTGCGGATACATGATGCTTCGCTGCGTGCCCACGCCTGCGTCCTGGCGGCCGGTAGTCCTTTCTTTCAAGACAAGCTGCTTTTGGGTCACTCTGAAATCTCTGTGCCGCCGTTGGTGCCCGCCGAAACCGTGAAGCAGCTTGTAGATTTCATGTACAGCGGCTCGCTGGTGGTGCTGCAGTCGCAGGCCCTCTGCATCCTCACTGCTGCCAGCATCCTCCAGATCAAGACGGTCATCGACGAGTGCACCCAGATCATCTCTcagagaaaggcagcagcaggggCGGCGAGCGCTGCCGCAGCAGccgcggcggcggcggcagcgggAGGAGGGATGCTCGGAGGAGTTCTCCCTAAACAAGAAGAGCGTGGCGGGGGGAAAGGGACGGAGAGAGGCAGCAGTGGAAGCTGTTCtgttggtggaggtgggggtggaggttACGCCAACTTCTCTAACTTCATGGCTGAGTGTGGCTCTGGTAACATGGGCGGGGGGTTAGGGGGTGCTCGCATTAGTGTCAGTGAGAGTGGCCCAGGCCCGATGGAGCAAGCTAATACCGTGAGTCTGATGGCGCTGGGTGACATGGGCCCCGGGTCCATGTGTGGCAGTGACGGACTGGGCTCTGGGGCCGGCACAATCCTCATGAAGCAGACCTCCAGCTGTACTCAGGATGTCAGGTACAAGCTCCGAGACCTGTTGGCACAGACGGCCAACGGAGCCAGCACTAGTAGCACAGGGAACCTCTCAGCGGGCTGCAGCTCTGGCGTGGGCAGTGTGGAGAGCATCGGCAGGGACAGCCTCCGCGGCAACACAACTGACCTCTCTGATGACCTGGTGGGGATGGACAGATAcagcgaggaggaggatttGGACGGCAGAGAGCGgggaagagatggagacagagacagggggGCGAGCCACAGCCGCAAGCAGAGGCAGCCGCTAAGACTCCAG GTGctgggaggagagggagtggTGGTGAAAGATGAAGGGGTCCAGGACACAGATGGGACCGTCTATGCCTTGGAGGACGGGAGACGAGACGGAGAGCAGGAGGGCTCCCAGGAAGCCATGGCAGGCTTTGGACAG GATTTCTATGATGAGCAGGGGGTGTTTTCAGAGAATTTCTGGCCCCAGAGTGAGCCTCCTCAGGCCATGGCTTTCAACCCCAGAGGAAGGGTCAATAAGCCTTTGACTCCACCTCCAACCACACAGTCCATCAACAACCAG CTCCTTTTCCAGTACCCAGTGAGCCAGTCGCAGCCAGCTCCGTTTTACGTGGGCGGGCCAATGGGTGGGATTGACACCATGGCAGGAACGGAGCCCAGTCAGCAGGCTCCTCCCCCTGCGCCGATGACCCCGGCCCCGCcgccctccacctcctcctgctccgcgggcccctccccttcctcccagGGATCTGAGACCTCGTTCGACTGCACGCACTGTGGCAAATCTTTACGTTCCAGGAAGAACTACAGCAAGCACATGTTCATCCACTCCG GTCAAAAACCTCATCAGTGCTCCATCTGCTGGCGCTCCTTCTCGCTGCGCGACTACCTCCTCAAACACATGGTGGTGCACACTGGTGTCAGGGCCTTCCAGTGCTCCATGTGCGGCAAGCGCTTTACCCAGAAAAGCTCACTCAACGTGCACATGCGCACCCACCGTGCCGAGCGCACCTTCCAGTGCAACGTGTGCCACCGGGCCTTCACCCACCGCACCTTGCTGGAGCGCCATGCCCTGCAGCACGCCCACCACGCCCCCCAGGCCCAGGGCCAAGGCCAGGGGCGCGGGCCCGACATGACCTCACCTACCAAGCACAGTCCTCCGGCTCTGGGAGGGCCCTCAGGTATGGCTGGCGCGGCTGGCATGGTTGGCAGCATGGCCAACATGCCCAGCCACGGAGCTTCTTCCACCTAG